In Kocuria turfanensis, a single genomic region encodes these proteins:
- a CDS encoding RrF2 family transcriptional regulator, which translates to MRLTAFSDIALRVLLLTGGAPEDERLTTRAIAEGVGAPYHHVTKTVGRLSGLGLLASSRGRTGGVSITAAGLDAGVGTLLRELEAGSAMVACEAPDGHCPLDHECRLRRALADAREAFYRALDDVRVRDLVSERQVGPVLLSIGMRPPGEPDSRLTAPAAPIP; encoded by the coding sequence GTGCGGCTGACAGCATTCTCCGACATCGCCCTGCGGGTCCTGCTGCTGACCGGCGGCGCCCCCGAGGACGAGAGGCTCACCACCCGTGCCATCGCCGAGGGGGTCGGCGCGCCCTACCACCACGTGACCAAGACGGTGGGCCGGCTGAGCGGGCTCGGTCTGCTCGCCTCGAGCCGCGGGCGCACCGGCGGGGTGTCCATCACCGCCGCCGGGCTGGACGCCGGCGTGGGCACGCTGCTGCGCGAGCTCGAGGCCGGTTCCGCGATGGTCGCGTGCGAGGCCCCGGACGGGCACTGCCCCCTGGACCACGAGTGCCGGCTGCGCCGGGCCCTCGCGGACGCCCGGGAGGCCTTCTACCGGGCGCTCGACGACGTGCGGGTGCGCGACCTCGTGAGCGAGCGGCAGGTGGGCCCGGTGCTGCTGTCCATCGGGATGCGGCCCCCGGGGGAGCCGGACAGCCGGCTCACGGCCCCGGCGGCACCGATTCCTTAA
- a CDS encoding phosphoenolpyruvate carboxykinase (GTP), translating into MADNPTATTETTGLNEAVTSALDNAPTTHAHLLDWVRETAELTQPDSIHWVDGSEEEWKRLTDELVDAGTFVRLDEQKFPNSFAAFSDPDDVARVEERTFICTKTEKGAGPTNNWEDPEVMKAALRKRFRGAMRGRTMYVIPFVMGHLDAARPSYGVEITDSAYVVCSMRIMATIGTPVLEKMTAQNGFFVECLHSLGAPLAPGEEDVPWPCNPAKYIVHFPEDRSIWSFGSGYGGNALLGKKCYALRIASAIAHDEGWLAEHMLILKVTNPQGESRFISAAFPSACGKTNFAMLEPTIEGWKAEMVGDDIAWIRFGKDGQARVTNPEAGLFGVAPGTGWPTNPNAMRAIARGNTIFTNVALTDDGGVWWEGMTEEVPEHLTDWKGREWTPESGRPAAHPNSRFCTPIKQVDILAPEYDDPEGVPLSAIVFGGRRKTTVPLVSQSFGWEHGVFQGATLSSETTAAAKGAVGVVRRDPMAMLPFIGYNANDYLAHWVEIGERVGEENMPKVFYVNWFRRTSTGGFAWPGFGENSRVVKWIAERLDGTAGGQDTPIGTVPTPEDLDLTGLELAPEDLEAALKVDVEEWKAELPSIDEWFHRLGHVPESILEQRAGLEDRLHQA; encoded by the coding sequence ATGGCTGACAACCCCACTGCAACGACGGAGACCACCGGGCTGAACGAGGCTGTGACGAGCGCGCTGGACAACGCGCCCACCACCCACGCGCACCTTCTCGACTGGGTGCGCGAGACGGCGGAGCTGACCCAGCCGGACAGCATCCACTGGGTCGACGGCTCGGAGGAGGAGTGGAAGCGGCTCACCGACGAGCTCGTGGACGCCGGCACCTTCGTGCGCCTGGACGAGCAGAAGTTCCCCAACTCCTTCGCCGCCTTCTCCGACCCGGACGACGTCGCCCGCGTCGAGGAGCGCACCTTCATCTGCACCAAGACCGAGAAGGGCGCGGGTCCCACCAACAACTGGGAGGACCCGGAGGTGATGAAGGCGGCGCTGCGCAAGCGCTTCCGCGGTGCCATGCGCGGGCGGACCATGTACGTCATCCCCTTCGTCATGGGCCACCTCGACGCCGCCCGGCCCAGCTACGGCGTGGAGATCACCGACTCCGCCTACGTGGTGTGCTCGATGCGCATCATGGCGACCATCGGCACCCCCGTGCTCGAGAAGATGACCGCGCAGAACGGCTTCTTCGTCGAGTGCCTGCACTCCCTGGGCGCCCCGCTGGCCCCGGGCGAGGAGGACGTGCCGTGGCCCTGCAACCCGGCCAAGTACATCGTGCACTTCCCCGAGGACCGCTCCATCTGGTCCTTCGGCTCCGGCTACGGGGGCAACGCCCTGCTGGGCAAGAAGTGCTACGCCCTGCGGATCGCCTCGGCCATCGCCCACGACGAGGGCTGGCTGGCCGAGCACATGCTCATCCTCAAGGTCACGAACCCGCAGGGGGAGAGCCGGTTCATCTCCGCGGCCTTCCCCTCCGCGTGCGGCAAGACCAACTTCGCGATGCTCGAGCCCACGATCGAGGGCTGGAAGGCGGAGATGGTCGGCGACGACATCGCCTGGATCCGCTTCGGCAAGGACGGCCAGGCCCGCGTGACCAACCCGGAGGCCGGCCTCTTCGGCGTGGCCCCGGGCACCGGGTGGCCCACGAACCCCAACGCCATGCGCGCCATCGCCCGGGGCAACACGATCTTCACGAACGTGGCGCTCACCGACGACGGCGGCGTCTGGTGGGAGGGCATGACCGAGGAGGTCCCCGAGCACCTGACCGACTGGAAGGGCCGCGAGTGGACCCCGGAGTCCGGGCGTCCGGCTGCGCACCCGAACTCCCGGTTCTGCACCCCGATCAAGCAGGTCGACATCCTGGCCCCCGAGTACGACGACCCCGAGGGCGTGCCGCTGTCCGCGATCGTCTTCGGCGGGCGCCGCAAGACCACCGTGCCGCTGGTCTCGCAGTCCTTCGGCTGGGAGCACGGCGTCTTCCAGGGCGCCACGCTGTCCTCGGAGACCACGGCCGCCGCCAAGGGCGCCGTCGGCGTGGTGCGCCGCGATCCGATGGCCATGCTTCCCTTCATCGGCTACAACGCCAACGACTACCTCGCCCACTGGGTCGAGATCGGCGAGCGCGTGGGCGAGGAGAACATGCCGAAGGTCTTCTACGTCAACTGGTTCCGCCGCACCTCGACCGGCGGGTTCGCCTGGCCGGGCTTCGGCGAGAACTCCCGGGTGGTCAAGTGGATCGCGGAGCGCCTCGACGGCACCGCCGGCGGGCAGGACACCCCGATCGGGACCGTGCCCACCCCGGAGGACCTGGACCTGACCGGCCTGGAGCTGGCCCCCGAGGACCTCGAGGCCGCCCTGAAGGTCGACGTCGAGGAGTGGAAGGCGGAGCTGCCCAGCATCGACGAGTGGTTCCACCGGCTGGGCCACGTGCCCGAGTCGATCCTCGAGCAGCGCGCCGGCCTGGAGGACCGTCTGCACCAGGCCTGA
- a CDS encoding SixA phosphatase family protein: MTRHDRKKLVLMRHAEAEHPWGVTDHDRPLHRSGARDAAAAGRWLLAQGHVPDMILCSSALRARQTCTWVCSVLGDLAPTARLDESLYAAPDARIIAAVNHVPDTVESLLLIGHLPGLRDAALRLATPDSDYDAVMALADGCPTSGLAVLEVPGSWAELDGADARLVDFTVPRPSAGRA; this comes from the coding sequence ATGACCCGCCACGACCGCAAGAAGCTCGTCCTCATGCGCCACGCGGAGGCGGAGCACCCGTGGGGCGTGACCGACCACGACCGCCCGCTGCACCGGAGCGGGGCGCGGGACGCCGCCGCGGCGGGCCGCTGGCTGCTGGCGCAGGGCCACGTCCCGGACATGATCCTGTGCTCGAGCGCGCTGCGCGCCCGGCAGACCTGCACCTGGGTGTGCAGCGTCCTGGGCGACCTCGCCCCGACCGCCCGGCTGGACGAGTCGCTCTACGCGGCGCCGGACGCCCGGATCATCGCGGCCGTCAACCACGTGCCGGACACCGTGGAGTCCCTCCTGCTCATCGGCCACCTGCCCGGCCTGCGGGACGCCGCCCTGCGTCTGGCCACCCCGGACTCCGACTACGACGCCGTGATGGCCCTCGCCGACGGCTGCCCCACGTCCGGGCTCGCGGTCCTCGAGGTCCCCGGCTCCTGGGCGGAGCTGGACGGCGCCGACGCGCGTCTCGTGGACTTCACGGTGCCGCGACCGTCCGCCGGGCGGGCCTGA
- a CDS encoding FAD-dependent monooxygenase, whose product MRAVVCGAGIAGLALAGCLGRQGWDVEVLERAPGPRAQGYMMDFFGPGWDAAEAMGVLGAIREAGYAVSRLSYVDGRGRERAGLPYARFAHALDGRLTSVLRPDLERVLREHADPVAALRFGRAVVDVVARPGGAGVVLDDGTLLDADLVVGADGVHSAVRRAALGPEERFRRFLGCHTAAFLLDDPEVRRDVGGRVCLTDDTDRTVGLYGLRDGRVAAFAVHRVDDPALPADPRTALWRAHSSFGWLVPRVLQACPEDVYYDEVLQVEVPRWSRGRVVLLGDAAQAVSLLGGQGASIGVAGAWLLAERLARAASVEEALAGWERVWRPVVAEKQRAARDGAAWFLPASRSRVRARRLMLRLAGLPGLDRAVTRGLVGRARGDVRALAAG is encoded by the coding sequence GTGCGCGCCGTCGTCTGCGGAGCCGGCATCGCGGGTCTGGCCCTGGCCGGGTGCCTGGGCCGGCAGGGCTGGGACGTCGAGGTGCTCGAGCGGGCCCCGGGGCCCCGGGCGCAGGGCTACATGATGGACTTCTTCGGCCCCGGCTGGGACGCGGCCGAGGCCATGGGCGTCCTCGGGGCGATCCGGGAGGCCGGCTACGCCGTGTCCCGGCTCAGCTACGTCGACGGGCGCGGCCGTGAGCGGGCAGGACTGCCGTACGCCCGGTTCGCGCACGCCCTCGACGGGCGGCTCACCAGCGTCCTGCGCCCCGACCTCGAGCGCGTGCTCCGCGAGCACGCCGACCCGGTGGCGGCGCTGCGCTTCGGCCGTGCCGTCGTGGACGTCGTGGCCCGGCCCGGCGGGGCGGGCGTGGTGCTCGACGACGGGACGCTGCTCGACGCCGACCTCGTCGTCGGCGCGGACGGCGTCCACTCCGCCGTCCGCCGGGCCGCGCTCGGCCCCGAGGAGCGCTTCCGCCGGTTCCTGGGCTGCCACACGGCGGCGTTCCTCCTCGACGACCCCGAGGTGCGCCGGGACGTGGGCGGCCGGGTCTGCCTCACCGACGACACCGATCGCACGGTGGGCCTCTACGGGCTGCGGGACGGGCGCGTGGCGGCCTTCGCCGTGCACCGGGTGGACGACCCCGCGCTGCCGGCCGATCCGCGCACGGCCCTGTGGCGGGCGCACTCCTCGTTCGGCTGGCTCGTGCCGCGCGTGCTGCAGGCCTGCCCGGAGGACGTCTACTACGACGAGGTGCTCCAGGTGGAGGTCCCGCGCTGGAGCCGGGGGAGGGTGGTCCTGCTCGGGGACGCGGCGCAGGCCGTGTCGCTGCTCGGCGGGCAGGGCGCCTCGATCGGGGTCGCCGGGGCGTGGCTGCTCGCCGAGCGACTGGCGCGCGCGGCCTCCGTGGAGGAAGCGCTGGCCGGGTGGGAGCGGGTGTGGCGGCCGGTCGTGGCCGAGAAGCAGCGCGCGGCCCGGGACGGTGCCGCCTGGTTCCTCCCCGCCTCCCGGTCCCGGGTGCGTGCCCGGCGGCTGATGCTGCGGCTGGCGGGCCTGCCGGGTCTGGACCGGGCGGTGACGCGGGGGCTGGTGGGACGGGCCCGCGGGGACGTGCGCGCACTCGCCGCTGGGTGA
- a CDS encoding IS3 family transposase (programmed frameshift) — translation MPKKYDAEFKARAVRMVREHQQDYPSLTVACQQIGQQLDLGRETLRNWVRQAEIDSGDRDGVTTAEAEEIKRLKAENKRLREANEILRKASNFLRGGARPPQSLIAGFIDQMRSEGYAVESICAALREQGVPIAARTYRSWKQPGRQPAARTVSDAIVMDVLLATVGTPEGLYGRRKMTAYLRRCGLAVAHCTVDRLMRSLGLAGVVRGRRVRTTIPAKDGTRASDLLNRNFTAAAPNTVWVADFTYVRTWAGFVYVAFIVDVFAQRIVSWNAATTRTTDLVLTCLRMGRWDRTRQGLVLPEGLIHHHDAGSQYTALRFTEHLALEGMAPSIGSVGDAYDNCLMESIIGLYKTECIRPGPFVKAPLKTVSDVEYSTLAWVDWYNTRRLHSSLGNVPPAEFEAAHYDQITAPQPAAQPV, via the exons ATGCCCAAGAAGTACGACGCCGAGTTCAAGGCCCGAGCGGTGCGCATGGTGCGCGAGCACCAGCAGGACTATCCGTCGCTGACGGTGGCCTGTCAGCAGATCGGTCAGCAGCTGGATCTGGGGCGGGAGACGCTGCGCAACTGGGTCCGTCAGGCCGAGATCGACTCCGGGGACCGGGATGGAGTCACCACGGCCGAGGCCGAAGAGATCAAGCGGCTCAAGGCCGAGAACAAACGGTTGCGCGAGGCCAACGAGATCCTGCGCAAGGCCTCGA ATTTTCTTCGCGGGGGAGCTCGACCCCCGCAATCGTTGATCGCCGGGTTCATCGACCAGATGAGGTCCGAAGGCTACGCGGTCGAGTCGATCTGCGCGGCCCTGCGCGAGCAGGGCGTGCCGATCGCCGCGAGAACCTACCGCTCCTGGAAGCAACCCGGTCGGCAGCCTGCCGCGCGCACGGTCAGCGACGCGATCGTCATGGATGTGCTGCTGGCCACCGTGGGCACCCCGGAGGGCCTCTACGGCCGGCGGAAGATGACCGCCTACCTGCGCCGGTGTGGGCTGGCGGTGGCCCACTGCACGGTGGATCGACTGATGCGCTCCCTCGGGCTGGCCGGGGTGGTCCGAGGCCGGCGGGTGCGCACCACGATCCCGGCCAAGGATGGGACGCGGGCGTCGGATCTGCTCAACCGCAACTTCACCGCCGCGGCCCCGAACACCGTGTGGGTCGCCGACTTCACCTACGTGCGCACCTGGGCCGGATTCGTCTACGTCGCCTTCATCGTCGATGTCTTCGCCCAGCGCATCGTGTCCTGGAACGCCGCCACCACCCGCACGACGGATCTGGTGCTCACCTGCCTGCGAATGGGCCGGTGGGACCGCACCCGTCAGGGCCTGGTGCTGCCGGAGGGGCTGATCCATCACCACGACGCCGGGTCCCAGTACACGGCGCTGCGCTTCACCGAGCATCTGGCCCTGGAGGGGATGGCCCCGTCGATCGGTTCGGTCGGGGACGCCTACGACAACTGCCTCATGGAGTCGATCATCGGCCTCTACAAGACCGAGTGCATCCGCCCGGGCCCGTTCGTGAAGGCACCACTGAAAACTGTCAGCGACGTCGAGTACTCCACGCTGGCCTGGGTGGACTGGTACAACACCCGCAGGCTGCACTCCAGCCTCGGCAACGTCCCGCCTGCCGAGTTCGAGGCCGCCCACTACGATCAGATCACTGCGCCCCAGCCGGCGGCGCAGCCCGTATAA
- a CDS encoding helix-turn-helix transcriptional regulator, with product MPDHHLTPNPNRLLGMADLADYLGVPLQTVRRWRVTGYGPTGFTVGRHVKYRPADVEKWLDSQVNAA from the coding sequence ATGCCTGACCATCACCTGACCCCCAACCCGAACCGGCTACTCGGCATGGCTGATCTCGCCGACTACCTCGGAGTTCCCCTGCAAACCGTCCGACGCTGGCGAGTCACCGGATACGGACCTACGGGATTCACCGTCGGCCGGCACGTGAAGTACCGCCCGGCCGACGTTGAGAAATGGCTTGACTCTCAGGTCAACGCAGCCTGA
- a CDS encoding TIGR04255 family protein translates to MTIDAATGLQFKQPPIRQVTLTLHFSSDAPVGPHAVAPLSQRWGHDYPVVTERPPLPGREDAGPVSFLSHSEAWPMPYTTYQGSDRALSFQGDRFEVTWSFHDAGNPSYPGFEELLAGMRTSFSDFSDTLAKHQIGLQIQAVECYYVNEIASVTAGELAVGILTGWNMAPPEVERAEQYVGVRLQREASEESPYSSLVMVDSNQDGDPLLALRLSRGVDLQHGNAFDALQEVHEELVAQFLIHTSEEMHRQWGKTS, encoded by the coding sequence ATGACGATCGACGCAGCGACGGGTCTCCAGTTCAAGCAACCTCCCATACGACAGGTGACCCTGACCTTGCACTTCTCGTCCGACGCGCCGGTGGGGCCTCATGCTGTCGCACCATTAAGCCAGCGATGGGGGCATGACTATCCCGTGGTGACGGAGCGGCCGCCGCTACCTGGTCGTGAGGATGCTGGCCCAGTGTCCTTCCTCAGTCACTCTGAGGCATGGCCGATGCCATACACCACTTATCAAGGGTCGGACCGAGCTCTGTCCTTTCAGGGCGATCGTTTTGAGGTCACGTGGAGCTTCCATGACGCGGGCAACCCTTCGTACCCCGGGTTTGAAGAGCTCCTTGCAGGAATGCGTACATCGTTCAGTGACTTCTCAGACACTCTGGCAAAGCACCAGATCGGGCTCCAGATCCAAGCCGTGGAGTGTTACTACGTCAATGAGATCGCGTCTGTAACTGCGGGAGAGCTAGCTGTCGGAATCCTCACCGGCTGGAATATGGCGCCACCTGAGGTGGAACGCGCTGAGCAGTACGTGGGAGTGCGGTTGCAACGAGAGGCAAGCGAGGAGAGCCCATACAGCTCACTGGTCATGGTCGATTCGAACCAGGATGGGGACCCGCTGCTAGCCCTACGTCTGAGTCGGGGCGTGGACTTGCAACACGGCAACGCGTTCGACGCTTTGCAGGAAGTTCACGAGGAACTAGTGGCACAATTCCTCATACACACAAGTGAAGAGATGCATCGACAGTGGGGGAAGACGTCATGA
- a CDS encoding helix-turn-helix domain-containing protein, with amino-acid sequence MSRREDILATEARVLELRAQGKTVEEIAADPSVSITTSSGVSKALRRALEKDRSVAVGAYRSYAWQELDEINRQTVAILESPTASDGDRLRALDLRRRVLTDRGELIGYGKALERAHAAAEAEISEMPDAGPGFLNVVSLDGAPTEVLPREFEAVGVIPPDTVLILVDPDWQLHPAGIGVFSRGGKLKRGNTLLRCEPEELDPFLEWRRMQRDERHAQARAARGLPCADTDSIVAP; translated from the coding sequence GTGAGCCGACGCGAGGACATCCTCGCCACCGAAGCCCGGGTCCTAGAACTCCGCGCCCAGGGCAAAACGGTGGAAGAGATCGCAGCAGACCCGTCCGTCAGCATCACTACGTCGTCCGGCGTCTCCAAAGCCCTACGGCGGGCACTGGAGAAGGACCGATCAGTGGCCGTAGGCGCCTATCGCAGTTACGCGTGGCAGGAGCTGGACGAGATCAACCGGCAGACCGTCGCAATCCTCGAATCCCCCACCGCCTCTGATGGAGACAGGCTCAGAGCACTGGACCTCCGTCGGCGGGTACTAACCGACCGCGGGGAGCTCATCGGCTACGGGAAAGCCCTGGAACGTGCCCACGCAGCTGCTGAGGCCGAGATCTCAGAGATGCCCGATGCTGGCCCAGGGTTCCTCAACGTCGTGTCGCTAGACGGCGCCCCCACCGAGGTGCTCCCCCGCGAGTTCGAAGCCGTGGGCGTGATCCCGCCGGACACCGTGCTCATCCTCGTGGACCCAGACTGGCAGCTCCATCCGGCAGGCATCGGGGTGTTCAGCCGGGGTGGGAAGCTGAAGCGGGGCAACACCTTGCTCCGCTGCGAACCCGAAGAGCTAGACCCGTTCCTCGAGTGGCGCCGGATGCAAAGGGACGAGCGGCACGCACAGGCACGTGCGGCACGAGGGCTGCCCTGTGCGGACACTGATTCGATTGTCGCCCCGTAG
- a CDS encoding helix-turn-helix domain-containing protein — MGCRRAPYLLSRDVRWHRAGRSLQTAVNATDPQAVSLTAPEGAPMPMPASAKLFFTLQQVADLLSLHPKTVARYFAIGEIPAIKVGGPGNHEWRVRSDWLDKWARDNLYDPRGGADKRSNRRRR, encoded by the coding sequence ATGGGGTGTCGCCGCGCTCCTTACCTCTTATCGAGAGACGTGCGGTGGCACCGAGCGGGCAGATCGTTGCAGACTGCCGTCAACGCGACAGATCCGCAGGCAGTCTCACTGACCGCCCCTGAAGGAGCCCCCATGCCAATGCCGGCCTCAGCCAAGCTGTTCTTCACCCTGCAACAAGTGGCGGATCTCTTATCCCTCCACCCCAAGACGGTGGCCCGGTACTTCGCCATAGGGGAGATCCCTGCAATCAAAGTTGGAGGACCGGGGAACCACGAATGGCGGGTCCGCTCCGACTGGTTGGACAAGTGGGCCAGAGACAACCTCTACGACCCTCGAGGCGGCGCGGACAAGCGAAGTAACCGAAGGCGGCGCTGA
- a CDS encoding helix-turn-helix transcriptional regulator: protein MPEKLRPNRATLEQIVGWNLTKYREQENISQAELGRRIGSAGRAWSRQAVHQAEAGKRAFGISDLVAIAIGTGMTIADLLDPGYDVQEVDLGGDQPVRVALLERLQIPGLTREQLTDLKMEGYGLALADVSSDLNRRIQFVADWEAGDIDQGDVADLPWRYEVGNGDGAS, encoded by the coding sequence ATGCCGGAAAAGCTCCGTCCAAACCGCGCCACGTTGGAGCAGATCGTGGGTTGGAACCTCACCAAGTACCGCGAACAGGAGAACATCAGCCAAGCTGAGCTGGGCCGCCGGATTGGGAGCGCTGGGCGAGCGTGGTCCCGTCAAGCTGTGCACCAAGCCGAGGCCGGCAAAAGGGCTTTTGGGATCAGCGACCTTGTCGCGATAGCCATAGGGACCGGCATGACGATTGCGGATCTCCTGGACCCCGGGTATGACGTGCAGGAAGTGGACCTTGGTGGAGACCAGCCTGTGCGCGTAGCCCTTCTAGAGCGATTGCAGATACCCGGGCTCACTCGGGAGCAGCTGACAGACCTCAAGATGGAGGGGTACGGCTTGGCGCTTGCAGACGTCTCCAGTGACTTAAACCGTAGGATCCAGTTCGTCGCCGACTGGGAAGCAGGGGACATCGATCAGGGGGATGTGGCGGACCTGCCCTGGCGCTATGAGGTAGGGAACGGCGATGGCGCGTCCTAG
- a CDS encoding helix-turn-helix domain-containing protein, with protein MPDPVPQRQYYSLQQVAEILSLHPETVRRYLARGDLPAIKVGEGRSHHWRVRSDWLDKWADQNIYDPRGGADKRGKR; from the coding sequence GTGCCCGACCCCGTCCCACAGAGGCAGTACTACTCGTTGCAGCAGGTAGCCGAGATCCTGTCCCTACACCCGGAAACGGTCCGCCGGTATCTCGCCAGAGGCGACCTGCCGGCCATCAAGGTCGGCGAAGGACGTTCCCATCACTGGCGTGTCCGCTCCGACTGGTTGGACAAGTGGGCCGATCAGAACATCTACGACCCGCGGGGCGGCGCCGACAAGCGGGGTAAGCGGTGA
- a CDS encoding tyrosine-type recombinase/integrase: MARPRLGIGELGEVAYTQLGHRKVRARARYRDATGTTRQIEATGTSQSAAKRALEQRLKERGAGAGNTITSTTLVRDLLAVWLVDVEQSGRRRPQTLARYKAVAENIVVPGLGGVELWEATTDRLHTFLGKEAATRPGQAKHARVVLLGAFSLAVQRGAVAVNPVTGARLPAGEKAEPRALTIEEVHRLRAGVRAYVSDPDQVGHPRPKDLPAIIDVMLGTGARIGEVLALRWSDIDLGATPVRITINGTVVQLAGGVMRQGVPKTSSSFRVVTVPGFVADALLARSVEEWPNDGDLVFPSSTGTLRWTNNVQRQWRAARASKHLDGLDWVNLHALRKTVATLVERSSTVHDAAALLGHSSPAITGRVYVERASVAPDVSAALEALGG, translated from the coding sequence ATGGCGCGTCCTAGATTAGGGATCGGTGAGCTCGGGGAAGTCGCCTACACACAGCTCGGCCACCGGAAGGTGAGGGCCCGTGCCCGCTACCGGGACGCCACGGGCACTACCCGTCAGATAGAGGCCACTGGCACCTCACAGTCCGCCGCGAAACGGGCCCTGGAGCAGCGGTTGAAGGAACGCGGGGCCGGGGCGGGAAACACGATCACGTCCACCACCCTTGTCCGGGACCTCCTCGCCGTATGGCTGGTCGACGTGGAGCAGTCCGGGAGGCGACGCCCTCAGACCCTCGCCCGGTATAAGGCGGTCGCTGAGAACATCGTGGTGCCCGGGCTCGGCGGTGTGGAGTTGTGGGAGGCCACCACGGATCGCCTGCACACCTTCCTGGGGAAGGAGGCGGCCACCAGGCCAGGGCAGGCTAAGCACGCCCGTGTGGTGCTCCTGGGGGCTTTCTCGCTCGCCGTTCAACGCGGTGCGGTGGCCGTGAACCCGGTGACCGGGGCCAGGCTCCCCGCGGGGGAGAAGGCCGAACCTAGGGCTTTGACGATCGAGGAAGTCCACCGACTGCGTGCCGGGGTGCGGGCCTACGTGAGCGACCCCGACCAGGTAGGCCACCCCCGCCCAAAGGACCTCCCAGCGATCATCGACGTGATGCTGGGGACCGGCGCCCGTATCGGGGAAGTGCTGGCGTTGCGGTGGTCCGACATTGACCTGGGGGCCACCCCGGTCAGGATCACGATCAACGGAACCGTGGTGCAACTCGCCGGCGGGGTGATGCGGCAGGGGGTGCCGAAGACGTCGAGCAGCTTCCGCGTGGTGACCGTGCCGGGCTTTGTGGCAGATGCGTTGCTGGCCCGATCGGTTGAGGAATGGCCCAACGACGGCGACCTCGTCTTCCCCAGCAGTACAGGCACGCTGCGGTGGACGAACAACGTCCAGCGGCAGTGGCGGGCGGCGCGGGCATCGAAGCACCTGGACGGCCTGGACTGGGTGAACCTGCACGCGTTGCGGAAGACGGTGGCGACCCTGGTGGAACGGTCATCCACGGTCCACGACGCGGCGGCTCTACTGGGGCACTCGTCCCCGGCAATCACAGGGCGTGTTTATGTGGAGAGGGCCAGTGTGGCGCCGGACGTTTCGGCTGCACTGGAAGCTCTCGGGGGATAG
- a CDS encoding AAA family ATPase, producing the protein MSDFNEATIPDPLDLAFSARWLTAQDFPAVEYVVPGIIPEGLTLLTAAPKIGKSWLVLGLGVAAATGGYAFGSIPVGRRPVLYLALEDGQRRLQSRLRTIGVDDGPPDLTFMTTVPAGPIATIEAFLERHGERNPLIVLDTLGKVRPVNGGNDQYQRDYQQMSVLKELVDAKPGSSLIIVHHTKKAETTDFLDSVSGTQGLAGAADSILVLRRSRHEQDATLNVTSRDAAEGEYAVRFDSTTGTWALDGTTLVDAAQRVEERRSTEGVGDEMAELVRVVNRHPDGIRRKDLEALVHMEPGSLGVYLRRATEAGRITNPRRGIYAPVTTVTSVTIPGDPSTNVTDVADVTTDIWGSEPHSACVHGLADGDCFQCMSEDLLRQAGDAA; encoded by the coding sequence ATGAGCGATTTCAACGAGGCCACGATCCCCGACCCGCTTGACCTGGCGTTCTCCGCCAGGTGGCTCACGGCCCAGGACTTCCCTGCTGTTGAGTACGTTGTCCCGGGAATCATCCCCGAGGGGCTGACCTTGCTCACGGCCGCGCCGAAGATTGGTAAGTCGTGGCTGGTCCTAGGGCTTGGAGTGGCAGCCGCTACCGGGGGATACGCATTCGGCAGCATTCCAGTGGGTCGACGCCCGGTGCTTTACCTCGCCCTCGAGGATGGCCAGCGGCGCCTTCAGTCCCGCCTGCGCACGATCGGTGTGGATGACGGGCCGCCCGACCTGACCTTCATGACGACCGTTCCCGCTGGGCCCATCGCCACTATCGAGGCGTTCCTGGAGCGCCACGGTGAGCGGAACCCCTTGATCGTCCTTGACACCCTGGGGAAGGTGCGGCCCGTCAACGGCGGCAACGACCAGTATCAGCGCGACTACCAGCAGATGTCCGTGCTCAAGGAACTCGTGGACGCCAAACCAGGGTCTTCCCTCATCATCGTCCATCACACCAAGAAGGCAGAGACCACGGACTTCCTTGACAGCGTCTCGGGCACTCAGGGCCTCGCCGGCGCCGCTGATTCGATCCTCGTTCTCCGCCGGTCCCGCCACGAACAGGACGCCACGCTGAACGTCACCAGCCGTGACGCCGCGGAGGGCGAGTACGCAGTCCGGTTCGACTCGACCACCGGGACATGGGCGCTCGATGGGACGACTCTGGTTGACGCCGCACAGCGGGTGGAGGAACGCCGATCCACCGAAGGCGTCGGGGATGAGATGGCTGAACTCGTCAGGGTCGTCAACCGTCATCCCGACGGCATTAGGCGGAAGGACCTGGAGGCCCTGGTGCACATGGAGCCCGGGAGCCTTGGTGTCTACCTACGCCGGGCTACAGAGGCCGGGCGAATCACCAACCCGAGAAGGGGCATCTACGCCCCTGTCACAACCGTTACAAGTGTCACGATCCCCGGGGATCCATCCACCAATGTGACAGATGTAGCAGATGTAACAACAGATATTTGGGGCTCCGAGCCTCACTCAGCCTGCGTACACGGCCTCGCCGACGGCGACTGCTTCCAGTGCATGTCCGAGGATCTGCTTCGACAGGCGGGTGACGCCGCATGA